The following are from one region of the Candidatus Hydrogenedentota bacterium genome:
- the rsmA gene encoding 16S rRNA (adenine(1518)-N(6)/adenine(1519)-N(6))-dimethyltransferase RsmA, with the protein MHLQDLCSKYNIRFKRQLGQNLLVDDNINRIMADAANLTKEDDVIEVGAGLGALTQYLHPVAKRVLAIEIDFSFMPCLHDRFGNVENVVLFRGDVLNHGVDKLAGEFLPGGTRYHMLSNLPYYITTPVLFHFWESPLPMQQMVVMVQEEVALRLTAAVNTSDYGMLAMAARYYGEIDIVRRVSHTCFRPMPKVDSCIVRLRRHESPLYPDVDRGFLMRLMRAAFGQRRKTLCNSLTKSGNFGAPRDAVLEAMAAASIAPQRRPQTVTLDEFARLAQEIRSRLDT; encoded by the coding sequence ATGCATCTGCAGGACCTGTGCAGCAAGTACAACATCCGGTTCAAGCGTCAACTGGGCCAGAACTTGCTGGTTGACGACAATATCAACCGCATCATGGCCGATGCGGCGAACCTGACAAAGGAAGATGATGTCATCGAAGTAGGGGCGGGATTGGGCGCTCTGACCCAGTATCTGCACCCGGTCGCGAAGCGCGTCCTGGCCATCGAGATAGATTTCTCGTTCATGCCCTGTCTCCATGACCGCTTCGGAAACGTGGAAAACGTAGTGTTGTTCCGGGGAGATGTCTTAAATCATGGCGTGGACAAACTGGCCGGCGAATTCTTGCCGGGGGGAACGCGCTACCACATGCTGTCCAACCTTCCCTATTACATCACGACGCCCGTACTGTTTCATTTCTGGGAATCGCCCCTGCCGATGCAGCAGATGGTCGTAATGGTGCAGGAGGAGGTGGCTTTGCGGCTTACGGCGGCGGTCAACACTTCCGACTACGGCATGCTGGCGATGGCCGCGCGCTATTACGGGGAGATTGACATCGTGCGCCGCGTCTCCCATACCTGTTTCCGGCCAATGCCCAAAGTCGATAGCTGCATCGTGCGCTTGCGCAGGCATGAAAGCCCTCTGTATCCTGATGTCGACCGCGGCTTCCTCATGAGGCTGATGCGGGCGGCGTTTGGACAACGCCGGAAAACGTTGTGTAACTCGTTGACGAAGTCGGGGAACTTCGGCGCGCCGCGCGACGCCGTTCTCGAGGCCATGGCAGCCGCATCGATCGCGCCCCAGCGGAGGCCACAGACAGTGACCCTGGATGAGTTCGCGCGGCTCGCACAGGAGATCCGCTCCCGGCTCGATACATAG
- a CDS encoding DNA translocase FtsK 4TM domain-containing protein produces the protein MGSPRKISVERMREVVGVLFIAFTIFLFLALVSDGYEGNIRRPMDGIGDTGHPLGWPGAWVAWFLTLLLGYGAHVIYCITCVWGIMLLRHTPLDRLMSRVGGLFLLSCSIAALLHIQLTAAGEGVGGGGTIGAFFGDLTRTHFGMIGATVVALTFSSIGLLLSTDFLFVKALNALRMTFMMMTGMVARGIELLGHSSRSGSAGRKNPAEVLRRKDKAWGVVGSREEPEAEAGEPEIAPEPVERRIRIRSGLRQANAEDPPPPETPELPFEEVPVLGAGPDSSASSEEPAELTGLHEEEEADPESGEPEESVPMRRRPLLPRRKKPPQDELPPDYVYPKRYAKPALSMFDTPPPPVEPDLEDHLYATSALLEDTLKTFGIEAQVVEVTRGPTITRFELEPAPGIKVSRFHALADDIALALKAYRVRVEAPIPGKGRVGIEVPNKDRETVVVRELLESRAFSRSDYVLPLALGKGIGGEVHVVDLAAMPHLLVAGATGAGKTVCVKTLLASLLVEKTPDDLQLMLIDPKMVELSIFNDIPHLITPVITEAKKAASGLNWLINEMEERYRLFAHLRTRNIEVYNASVENGEIEMPQTEGESGESMNIIRKLPYIVCVIDELADLMMLARAEVEDAIARLAQLARAVGIHLIIATQRPSVDVLTGVIKANFPARISFQVSSRVDSRCILDEIGAERLIGKGDMLYLPPGRSKPTRIQSAFVSDDEMNRLVAYLRTQAPPQYREEIERFGKADDNLDDLADQDDELFDDAVRIVLETGQASISMVQRRLRVGYTRAARLIDMMELRGIVGPHIGSKAREILVNAPPKNEVA, from the coding sequence ATGGGTTCGCCGCGGAAAATCTCTGTCGAACGCATGAGGGAAGTTGTTGGGGTCCTGTTTATTGCTTTCACGATTTTTCTTTTTCTTGCGCTGGTCAGTGATGGCTACGAAGGCAATATTCGGCGTCCCATGGATGGCATCGGCGACACGGGTCATCCTCTCGGTTGGCCTGGGGCCTGGGTTGCGTGGTTCCTGACGCTTCTGCTTGGTTACGGCGCGCACGTTATCTACTGTATCACCTGTGTGTGGGGCATCATGTTGCTGCGTCACACGCCGCTTGACCGGTTGATGTCGCGCGTGGGCGGTTTGTTCTTGCTTTCGTGTTCAATTGCCGCGCTGTTGCATATTCAGCTGACGGCTGCTGGCGAAGGCGTTGGCGGAGGCGGCACGATTGGCGCCTTTTTCGGTGACCTCACGCGTACTCATTTCGGCATGATCGGGGCCACGGTTGTGGCGCTCACCTTTTCGAGTATAGGGTTGCTGCTTTCCACGGATTTTTTATTCGTGAAAGCCCTTAACGCTCTGCGCATGACCTTCATGATGATGACGGGCATGGTAGCCCGCGGGATAGAGCTGCTTGGTCACAGCTCACGCAGCGGCTCCGCTGGCCGGAAGAACCCCGCCGAAGTCCTTCGGCGCAAAGACAAGGCATGGGGCGTGGTCGGGTCACGCGAGGAGCCGGAAGCGGAAGCCGGGGAACCCGAAATCGCGCCCGAACCCGTCGAGCGCCGCATCCGGATACGTTCGGGATTGCGGCAGGCCAACGCGGAAGACCCGCCTCCTCCAGAGACTCCGGAGCTTCCGTTTGAGGAAGTCCCCGTGCTTGGCGCCGGACCGGATTCGAGCGCTTCTTCCGAGGAACCGGCAGAGCTCACAGGCCTGCACGAAGAAGAAGAGGCGGACCCCGAATCCGGCGAGCCGGAAGAGAGCGTTCCCATGCGGCGCAGGCCTCTTCTGCCGCGGCGCAAGAAGCCTCCGCAAGACGAGCTTCCGCCCGATTATGTCTATCCTAAGCGGTACGCCAAACCCGCGCTCAGCATGTTCGATACGCCTCCGCCGCCAGTCGAGCCGGACCTGGAGGATCACCTGTATGCGACCAGTGCCCTCCTGGAAGATACGTTGAAGACCTTCGGCATCGAGGCGCAGGTCGTCGAGGTTACGCGGGGGCCTACGATTACCCGATTCGAGCTCGAACCCGCGCCGGGCATCAAAGTAAGCCGTTTTCATGCCCTTGCCGACGACATCGCCCTGGCGCTCAAGGCTTATCGCGTACGCGTGGAAGCCCCCATCCCCGGAAAGGGCAGGGTCGGCATCGAGGTGCCTAACAAGGACCGCGAAACGGTGGTGGTTCGCGAGTTGCTGGAATCTCGGGCGTTTTCGCGTTCCGACTACGTTTTGCCCCTCGCGTTGGGCAAAGGGATCGGCGGCGAGGTCCATGTGGTGGATCTGGCGGCCATGCCCCATCTGCTGGTTGCCGGAGCCACGGGCGCCGGCAAGACCGTGTGCGTAAAAACGCTCCTGGCCAGCCTCCTCGTGGAGAAGACCCCGGATGACCTGCAGTTGATGCTGATCGACCCCAAGATGGTCGAGTTGTCCATCTTTAACGATATTCCCCATCTGATCACTCCGGTAATCACCGAGGCCAAGAAGGCCGCATCGGGGCTCAACTGGCTGATCAACGAGATGGAAGAGCGTTATCGCCTGTTCGCTCACCTCCGCACACGAAACATCGAGGTATACAACGCCAGCGTCGAAAACGGCGAAATCGAGATGCCTCAGACCGAAGGGGAGTCGGGTGAGTCGATGAACATCATCCGCAAACTGCCCTATATCGTGTGCGTTATCGACGAGTTGGCCGACCTGATGATGCTGGCCCGGGCAGAGGTCGAGGACGCCATTGCCCGATTGGCCCAGCTTGCGCGGGCCGTCGGCATCCATCTCATTATAGCCACGCAACGGCCGTCGGTAGACGTCCTTACCGGGGTGATTAAAGCCAATTTCCCGGCCAGGATCTCCTTCCAGGTGTCGTCGCGGGTTGACTCGCGCTGCATTCTGGACGAGATCGGGGCCGAGCGGCTTATCGGCAAGGGCGATATGCTGTACCTCCCTCCGGGCAGGTCCAAACCCACCCGCATCCAAAGCGCGTTCGTCAGCGATGACGAAATGAACCGCCTGGTGGCGTATCTGAGAACCCAGGCTCCCCCTCAGTACCGTGAGGAAATCGAGCGGTTCGGGAAAGCCGACGATAACCTCGACGACCTGGCTGACCAGGACGATGAGCTGTTTGACGACGCCGTCCGGATCGTTCTCGAAACCGGGCAGGCTTCGATTTCGATGGTGCAAAGAAGGCTGCGCGTGGGCTATACTCGGGCAGCACGTCTGATCGACATGATGGAATTGAGGGGAATCGTGGGTCCACACATCGGCAGTAAGGCGCGGGAAATTCTCGTCAACGCGCCGCCCAAGAATGAGGTCGCATGA
- a CDS encoding ATP-binding protein has translation MSAAVYHATGREQSTHTAAPYARSESGPLALPEAQENKHAHLPVCLNTHICNVLREEEPHLLPQIVIRRRVNPDGWPVRGDGGLLEELVLALTLNALDAIEDEGRVTLETRNLRLEEGCITRATGLTPGPYVLLTVEDTGRGVDANALARIFEPAGPSEIFSNRPVLAGAKRIVDLHRGHVCVFSMPGEGTVVRVYLPAEPPQQAPTGGHPTR, from the coding sequence GTGAGCGCAGCTGTCTATCATGCGACAGGCCGCGAACAAAGCACGCATACAGCAGCACCGTACGCCCGTAGCGAAAGCGGCCCCCTCGCGCTTCCGGAAGCACAAGAGAATAAACACGCCCATTTGCCGGTATGCCTGAATACCCACATCTGCAACGTCCTTCGCGAGGAAGAGCCCCACTTGTTGCCGCAAATCGTCATCCGGCGGCGCGTCAATCCCGACGGATGGCCCGTTCGCGGCGACGGCGGCCTGCTCGAGGAGTTGGTGTTGGCTTTGACCTTGAACGCTCTGGACGCCATCGAGGACGAAGGGCGCGTAACGTTGGAGACGAGAAACCTTCGGCTCGAAGAGGGGTGCATTACGCGGGCCACGGGTCTAACGCCGGGACCCTACGTCTTGCTCACCGTGGAAGACACCGGACGCGGGGTGGATGCAAACGCGCTGGCACGAATATTCGAGCCAGCCGGCCCATCCGAGATTTTCTCGAACCGGCCCGTTCTGGCAGGCGCAAAACGCATCGTAGACCTGCACCGGGGGCATGTTTGCGTCTTCAGCATGCCCGGAGAGGGGACGGTAGTGCGGGTGTATCTTCCCGCTGAACCGCCGCAGCAGGCTCCTACCGGCGGGCACCCCACTCGATAG
- a CDS encoding adenylate/guanylate cyclase domain-containing protein, giving the protein MAELYIEQPGLAPITLPVAGNTILLGRAEDNDAVLLADEVSRHHAKIECRAGRIVLIDLKSMNGTYVNRQRIVERVLSHQDDIWLGSKCHIVYRDPEGLGCVMAPRTPTQDSSIIQDLNLIRAEMDRIGNSMTMIGRRGLSDASTTRVIEVDTGKELLSMSRAYRRLAALYDASKLMASEFDLDRRLSEMLDKVMEVMEAERGFVLLRDDQAGRLTVKVARQMGHELHAGSPSMGIAEKAADKGEPVLMASRDQDDRFGGRASIIQQAITSAMCAPLKTEGRIIGSIYLDTSRPGAVFSNEDLELFTSLAAQSAMAIENVRLYEKMVTTEKRRANLGRFLSPAIVEQVMKHDTALQLGGDKHTVTTMFCDIRGFTQIAERLTPTELVMMLNQHFTAMTEIIFTYAGTLDKFIGDEIMAVFGAPIAAADDAERCVRAAMAIQAKNEDLNALRETGGQPTFEIGIGINTGETVAGYVGSPDRMEFTVVGDSVNVARRFCSIAGPGQVVVGETTYEIIKDKAEARPTGSVLLKGKSAPKHGYEILRMKS; this is encoded by the coding sequence ATGGCAGAATTGTATATCGAACAACCCGGCCTTGCGCCAATCACCCTGCCGGTTGCGGGAAATACTATCCTCCTGGGCCGCGCCGAAGACAACGACGCGGTCCTGCTGGCCGACGAGGTGTCCCGTCACCATGCCAAGATCGAGTGCCGCGCCGGAAGAATCGTACTGATCGACCTCAAGAGCATGAACGGCACTTACGTCAACCGCCAGCGCATCGTGGAACGCGTCTTGTCCCATCAGGACGATATCTGGCTTGGCAGCAAATGCCATATCGTGTACCGCGACCCGGAAGGTCTGGGGTGCGTCATGGCGCCCCGAACACCGACGCAAGACTCCTCGATCATACAGGATCTGAACCTGATCCGCGCCGAGATGGATCGCATCGGCAACAGTATGACCATGATCGGCAGGCGCGGGCTTTCGGACGCCAGCACGACGCGAGTCATAGAGGTGGATACGGGCAAAGAGCTCCTCAGCATGAGCCGCGCCTACCGGCGTCTGGCCGCACTGTACGATGCGAGCAAACTCATGGCCTCGGAATTCGACCTGGACCGGCGGCTCAGCGAAATGCTCGACAAGGTTATGGAAGTCATGGAGGCCGAACGGGGCTTCGTGCTGTTGCGTGACGACCAGGCCGGCCGCCTGACCGTCAAGGTGGCGCGCCAGATGGGCCACGAGCTGCATGCCGGCTCGCCAAGCATGGGCATCGCCGAGAAAGCCGCCGACAAAGGCGAACCCGTGTTGATGGCCAGCCGAGATCAAGACGACCGGTTTGGCGGGCGGGCAAGCATCATCCAGCAAGCCATCACGAGCGCCATGTGCGCTCCGTTGAAGACCGAGGGGCGCATTATTGGGTCCATCTACCTTGACACAAGCCGCCCGGGCGCGGTCTTCAGCAACGAGGACCTCGAGCTGTTCACATCTCTTGCCGCCCAGTCCGCGATGGCCATCGAGAACGTGCGCCTCTACGAAAAAATGGTCACGACCGAAAAGAGGCGCGCGAATCTCGGCCGATTTCTGTCGCCGGCTATCGTCGAGCAGGTTATGAAACACGATACCGCCCTGCAGCTCGGCGGCGACAAACATACCGTCACCACCATGTTCTGCGACATACGCGGCTTTACTCAGATCGCCGAACGCCTCACGCCCACCGAACTCGTGATGATGCTCAATCAGCATTTCACGGCCATGACCGAAATCATTTTCACCTATGCGGGGACGCTCGACAAATTCATCGGCGATGAGATTATGGCGGTGTTCGGCGCGCCGATCGCCGCTGCCGATGACGCGGAACGCTGCGTGCGCGCGGCCATGGCCATACAAGCGAAAAACGAAGACCTCAATGCCCTTCGGGAAACCGGCGGCCAGCCAACGTTCGAAATCGGGATCGGCATCAATACCGGCGAAACCGTGGCCGGATACGTGGGTTCGCCCGACCGGATGGAATTCACCGTTGTGGGGGATTCGGTAAACGTGGCCCGGCGCTTCTGCTCGATTGCAGGCCCGGGGCAAGTCGTTGTGGGCGAAACAACGTACGAAATCATTAAGGACAAGGCCGAGGCACGGCCCACCGGGTCGGTCTTGCTCAAGGGGAAATCCGCGCCCAAGCACGGGTACGAAATCCTGCGCATGAAGTCCTGA
- a CDS encoding ATP-binding protein: MNEPTQPPAAETNGAGDTPEKYDAYVIEALASGVLALDLKGRIVAANEAACAHLGMGPRALTAGASLTDFPKLDAMAPYFVQVLRTGHAIERQELVVDMEDGENKEIGLSAGPLMIAGVIQGVVFLFTDMTERRKFERAAEINRQLAALGELTAGVVHELRNPVSVISAMAEILMRKLGEEDDRHSAAATIYREAGSLEKAISQFLGFARPYDVHPVHCTPEEIASRAVQLCLRRAEKFGVNLRSRVAPDLPEMQADVGRAAQALANIINNGIDASGRGGGVCLNVRQEGNKIVFEVTDTGPGIYLKAGEDVFKPFFTLKEGGTGLGLAIVHRIITAHGGAVSHSNRPEGGTCFEVRLPIEWGARR, encoded by the coding sequence ATGAACGAGCCAACACAGCCGCCGGCGGCGGAGACGAACGGGGCCGGGGATACGCCGGAGAAATACGATGCCTATGTTATCGAGGCTCTCGCCAGCGGAGTGTTGGCGCTCGATCTCAAGGGCCGTATCGTGGCGGCAAACGAGGCGGCGTGCGCTCATCTGGGCATGGGACCGCGCGCGTTGACCGCGGGCGCCTCGCTGACGGATTTTCCCAAACTCGACGCGATGGCGCCCTACTTCGTCCAGGTCTTGAGGACAGGGCATGCCATTGAACGCCAGGAACTGGTTGTTGATATGGAAGACGGCGAGAATAAAGAGATCGGGCTTTCCGCGGGGCCGCTGATGATCGCCGGCGTCATACAGGGGGTGGTGTTTCTCTTTACGGACATGACGGAACGGCGAAAATTCGAGCGGGCGGCCGAGATCAACCGGCAATTGGCGGCGCTCGGAGAACTCACAGCCGGCGTGGTTCACGAACTGCGCAATCCTGTCAGCGTTATCAGCGCCATGGCCGAGATCCTCATGCGGAAATTGGGCGAGGAGGATGACCGCCATTCCGCCGCAGCAACCATTTACCGGGAAGCGGGAAGCCTCGAAAAAGCCATTTCTCAGTTTCTGGGATTTGCCCGGCCCTACGACGTTCATCCCGTCCATTGCACGCCGGAGGAAATCGCCAGCCGGGCTGTCCAGCTCTGTTTGCGCCGGGCCGAGAAGTTTGGCGTAAACCTGCGCAGCCGCGTCGCGCCCGATCTGCCCGAAATGCAAGCCGACGTGGGACGGGCCGCTCAGGCCCTTGCCAACATCATCAACAACGGCATCGATGCTTCGGGACGCGGCGGCGGGGTGTGCCTGAATGTCCGGCAGGAAGGCAATAAGATCGTGTTCGAGGTCACCGACACCGGCCCGGGCATATATTTGAAGGCGGGCGAAGATGTCTTCAAGCCATTCTTCACCCTGAAAGAAGGCGGAACAGGACTGGGCCTCGCCATCGTGCACAGGATCATCACGGCGCACGGCGGGGCGGTGAGCCACTCCAACCGGCCGGAGGGCGGCACATGCTTCGAAGTCCGCCTGCCTATCGAGTGGGGTGCCCGCCGGTAG
- a CDS encoding ThuA domain-containing protein, giving the protein MRAAACIALCVVAGGTFHLRAAEAATLAEPTDDELAKIREAAPEKPTVAPKSPRKVLVFSLVPTGYVHSAIPYGKAALRSIAEKTGAFSVEFSDDIAVFEPESLKRFDAVFFNNANSELFLPPGFETLSDADKDAARKRDAVLKESLASFVRNGKGVVALHAALAIFAEWEEWGDIVGGRFDNHPWNKEVTIRVEEPGHPLLCAFDGPEFSVRDEIYQVTGPYSRNTHRVLLSLDLKKSGEPNVAELHRTDGDYALAWIKPYGEGRVFYCGLGHEHDLFWNPAILRFLLDGVQFATGDLEADMTPSAKR; this is encoded by the coding sequence ATGAGAGCTGCGGCCTGTATAGCGTTGTGCGTTGTGGCGGGCGGGACGTTTCACCTTCGCGCAGCCGAAGCGGCGACCCTGGCGGAGCCTACGGACGATGAACTGGCCAAGATCCGCGAAGCCGCTCCGGAAAAGCCCACGGTTGCGCCGAAGAGTCCGCGCAAAGTGCTGGTGTTCTCCCTCGTGCCGACGGGATATGTGCATAGCGCCATCCCCTATGGCAAGGCGGCCCTGCGGAGCATCGCCGAGAAAACCGGGGCGTTCAGCGTTGAGTTCTCGGATGATATCGCCGTCTTCGAACCCGAAAGCCTCAAGCGATTCGACGCTGTATTCTTCAACAACGCCAACAGCGAGCTGTTCCTTCCGCCCGGTTTTGAAACGCTTTCGGACGCCGACAAAGACGCCGCACGCAAACGCGATGCGGTGCTCAAGGAAAGCCTCGCGAGTTTCGTCCGAAACGGCAAAGGGGTTGTGGCGCTTCATGCGGCGCTCGCCATCTTCGCCGAATGGGAGGAATGGGGCGACATCGTCGGCGGGCGTTTCGACAACCATCCTTGGAATAAAGAGGTCACGATTCGCGTCGAAGAGCCCGGCCACCCCCTGCTTTGCGCGTTCGATGGGCCCGAGTTCAGCGTTCGTGATGAAATCTACCAAGTGACAGGCCCCTATTCGCGCAACACCCACCGCGTGTTGCTCTCGCTCGACCTCAAGAAGTCCGGCGAACCCAATGTGGCGGAGCTTCATCGCACCGACGGCGATTATGCGCTCGCCTGGATCAAGCCGTACGGCGAGGGACGCGTCTTCTACTGCGGGCTCGGCCACGAACATGACCTGTTCTGGAATCCCGCGATCTTGCGATTCCTGCTGGACGGCGTGCAGTTCGCTACCGGCGACCTCGAGGCCGATATGACCCCGAGCGCAAAACGCTAA
- the pgsA gene encoding CDP-diacylglycerol--glycerol-3-phosphate 3-phosphatidyltransferase, giving the protein MTEHTPNGRAATKPGGPLLNLPNQLTLLRLVMTPVLLVLLSIDRLECYAAGYVIFIAATITDYYDGRIARARNLITNFGKLMDPLADKILICTVFVMMVGMPELAVPRWTVVVIIAREFLVTGVRSLAASEGVIIAANKYGKTKAVLQMVYVHVFLGLLIIQNLVALWLPALTTEYAWVLLEASFWAIIGVAIYTVYSGVRYAQLNWRVLGLGS; this is encoded by the coding sequence ATGACAGAACACACACCCAACGGGAGGGCGGCAACCAAACCCGGCGGTCCATTGCTCAACTTGCCCAACCAGCTTACCCTGCTGCGTCTTGTCATGACCCCGGTGCTGCTGGTCCTCTTGTCCATAGACCGCCTTGAGTGTTACGCGGCCGGCTACGTCATCTTTATTGCCGCCACCATCACCGACTACTACGATGGGAGAATCGCGCGCGCCCGCAATCTCATCACGAATTTTGGAAAGCTCATGGATCCGCTTGCCGACAAGATTCTCATCTGCACCGTGTTTGTCATGATGGTCGGGATGCCCGAGCTCGCTGTTCCACGCTGGACCGTCGTTGTCATCATTGCGAGGGAGTTCCTGGTGACAGGGGTGCGGTCGCTGGCTGCCAGCGAGGGCGTCATAATCGCCGCAAACAAGTACGGGAAAACCAAGGCCGTGCTTCAGATGGTTTACGTACATGTGTTTCTTGGGCTTCTCATCATCCAGAATCTGGTCGCGTTGTGGCTACCCGCATTAACCACGGAATATGCGTGGGTATTGCTTGAAGCATCCTTCTGGGCCATTATCGGTGTGGCCATTTACACGGTGTATTCGGGTGTCCGGTACGCGCAATTGAACTGGCGCGTCCTGGGATTAGGGAGTTGA
- a CDS encoding helix-turn-helix transcriptional regulator: MSSKVTFPGDELRERREARGLTLTETYKRVHIPIRYIEALEQSNFEELPEPCFVKGFLKSYCAFLDLNAERFINLYHESVEPAPIRILRNTAKEPMAAQNWRTELLTWAAICAILAVGWFTYQIVVRPDAGASKERVEAGTPDVNERPLPQGNPFEPEAGRDSGL; this comes from the coding sequence ATGAGCAGCAAGGTCACCTTTCCCGGCGATGAATTGCGTGAGCGGCGCGAGGCGCGGGGCTTGACTCTGACCGAGACCTACAAGCGCGTTCATATTCCTATTCGCTACATCGAAGCGCTCGAACAAAGCAATTTCGAGGAACTGCCGGAGCCCTGTTTCGTCAAGGGGTTCTTGAAGTCCTACTGCGCGTTCCTGGACTTGAATGCGGAGCGGTTCATCAACCTCTATCATGAATCCGTCGAACCCGCCCCGATACGCATTTTGCGGAACACGGCCAAGGAGCCCATGGCAGCGCAGAATTGGCGAACCGAATTGCTCACATGGGCCGCCATTTGCGCAATTCTCGCCGTGGGATGGTTTACGTACCAGATCGTGGTGCGGCCCGACGCCGGCGCTTCCAAGGAGCGCGTAGAGGCGGGCACCCCCGATGTGAACGAGCGGCCTCTCCCTCAAGGCAACCCCTTCGAACCCGAAGCGGGCCGGGACTCCGGTCTCTAA